A stretch of the Microtus ochrogaster isolate Prairie Vole_2 linkage group LG2, MicOch1.0, whole genome shotgun sequence genome encodes the following:
- the Ring1 gene encoding E3 ubiquitin-protein ligase RING1 → MTTPANAQNASKTWELSLYELHRTPQEAIMDGTEIAVSPRSLHSELMCPICLDMLKNTMTTKECLHRFCSDCIVTALRSGNKECPTCRKKLVSKRSLRPDPNFDALISKIYPSREEYEAHQDRVLIRLSRLHNQQALSSSIEEGLRMQAMHRAQRVRRPMPGSDQTTTMSGGEGEPGEGEGDGEDVSSDSAPDSTPGPAPKRPRGGGAGGSTVGTGGGAAGGICGGAGSEDSGDRGGTLGGGTLGPPSPPGAPSPPEPGGEIELVFRPHPLLVEKGEYCQTRYVKTTGNATVDHLSKYLALRIALERRQQQETIEPGGPGGGASDTGGPDGGGGESGVAGGGEGPEEPTLPSLEGVSEKQYTIYIAPGGGAFTTLNGSLTLELVNEKFWKVSRPLELCYAPTKDPK, encoded by the exons ATGACGACACCGGCGAATGCCCAGAATGCCAGCAAAACGTGGGAACTGAGTCTCTATGAGCTGCACCGGACCCCGCAG GAAGCCATCATGGATGGGACAGAGATAGCGGTCTCGCCCCGGTCGTTACATTCGGAGCTCATGTGTCCCATCTGCCTGGACATGCTGAAGAACACAATGACCACCAAGGAGTGCCTCCACAGATTCTGCTCTGACTGCATCGTCACTGCCCTGCGGAGCGG GAACAAGGAGTGCCCTACCTGCCGGAAAAAGCTGGTATCCAAGCGGTCCCTACGGCCAGACCCCAACTTTGATGCCCTGATCTCCAAAATCTACCCTAGCCGGGAAGAATACGAGGCCCATCAGGACCGAGTGCTCATCCGCCTCAGCCGCCTGCACAACCAGCAGGCGCTGAGCTCCAGTATCGAGGAGGGGCTTCGGATGCAGGCCatgcacag GGCCCAGCGTGTAAGGCGGCCGATGCCCGGATCAGATCAGACCACCACCATGAGTGGGGGGGAAGGAGAacctggggagggagaaggggatggaGAGGATGTAAGCTCTGACTCCGCTCCTGACTCCACTCCAGGCCCTGCTCCCAAGCGACCCCGTGGAGGGGGTGCAGGGGGCAGCACTGTAGGGACAGGAGGTGGTGCTGCTGGGGGGATTTGCGGGGGTGCTGGTTCTGAAGACTCTGGTGATCGGGGTGGCACTCTGGGAGGGGGAACTCTGGGCCCCCCCAGCCCTCCTGGGGCTCCCAGTCCTCCAGAGCCAGGCGGCGAGATCGAGCTTGTGTTCCGGCCCCACCCCCTGCTTGTGGAGAAGGGAGAGTACTGCCAGACTAG GTACGTGAAGACCACTGGGAACGCCACTGTGGATCATCTCTCCAAGTACTTGGCTCTGCGTATTGCCCTGGAGCGGAGGCAGCAACAGGAAACCATAGAGCCTGGAGGGCCTGGTGGGGGTGCCTCGGACACAGGCGGACCTGATGGGGGTGGTGGGGAGAGTGGGGTTGCCGGAGGAGGCGAAGGTCCTGAGGAGCCCACCCTGCCCAGCCTGGAAGGTGTCAGTGAGAAGCAGTACACCATCTACATAGCGCCTGGGGGTGGAGCGTTCACG aCGCTGAATGGCTCGCTGACCTTGGAGCTCGTGAATGAGAAGTTCTGGAAAGTGTCCAGGCCCTTAGAGCTCTGCTATGCCCCCACTAAGGACCCAAAATGA
- the Hsd17b8 gene encoding estradiol 17-beta-dehydrogenase 8 isoform X2 yields MASQLRLRSALALVTGAGSGIGRAISMRLAKEGAVVAACDLDGAAAQNTVQLLGGSGSEAGAPRGKHAAFQADVSQAPAARRLLDQVQACFSRPPSVVVSCAGITRDKFLLHMSEEDWDRVIAVNLKGTFLVTQAAAQALVSSGSRGSIINISSIIGKVGNIGQANYASSKAGVIGLTQTAARELGRHGIRCNSVLPGFITTPMTQKMPEKVKDKVTAMIPLGHLGDPEDVADVVAFLASEDSGYITGASVEVSGGLFL; encoded by the exons ATGGCGTCTCAGCTCCGGCTCCGCTCCGCGCTGGCTCTGGTCACAG GTGCGGGCAGCGGCATCGGCCGCGCGATCAGCATGCGCCTGGCGAAAGAGGGCGCCGTCGTGGCCGCCTGCGACCTGGACGGGGCAGCGGCACAGAACACCGTGCAGCTGCTGGGCGGCTCGGGGAGCGAGGCCGGAGCGCCGCGCGGGAAGCACGCCGCCTTCCAGGCGGACGTGTCGCAGGCCCCCGCTGCCAGGCGCCTGCTGGACCAAGTGCAG GCCTGCTTTTCTCGCCCGCCATCTGTCGTTGTGTCCTGTGCGGGCATCACACGCGATAAGTTTCTGCTCCACATGTCGGAAGAAGACTGGGACAGAGTTATAGCTGTCAATCTCAAG GGCACCTTCCTAGTCACTCAGGCTGCAGCCCAGGCTTTGGTGTCCAGTGGCTCTCGTGGCTCCATCATCAACATCAGTAGCATCATTGGAAAG GTGGGGAATATTGGCCAAGCAAACTATGCGTCCTCCAAAGCGGGAGTGATTGGGCTCACTCAGACTGCAGCCCGCGAACTTGGACG ACATGGGATCCGATGTAACTCAGTCCTCCCAGGGTTCATCACAACACCCATGACCCAGAAAATGCCAGAGAAAGTGAAGGACAAG GTGACTGCAATGATCCCGTTAGGACACTTGGGGGACCCTGAGG ATGTGGCAGATGTGGTTGCCTTCTTGGCATCTGAAGACAGTGGATATATCACAGGGGCCTCAGTGGAAGTCTCTG GAGGTCTTTTCTTGTAA
- the Hsd17b8 gene encoding estradiol 17-beta-dehydrogenase 8 isoform X1 translates to MASQLRLRSALALVTGSGVPSQGAGSGIGRAISMRLAKEGAVVAACDLDGAAAQNTVQLLGGSGSEAGAPRGKHAAFQADVSQAPAARRLLDQVQACFSRPPSVVVSCAGITRDKFLLHMSEEDWDRVIAVNLKGTFLVTQAAAQALVSSGSRGSIINISSIIGKVGNIGQANYASSKAGVIGLTQTAARELGRHGIRCNSVLPGFITTPMTQKMPEKVKDKVTAMIPLGHLGDPEDVADVVAFLASEDSGYITGASVEVSGGLFL, encoded by the exons ATGGCGTCTCAGCTCCGGCTCCGCTCCGCGCTGGCTCTGGTCACAGGTTCAGGGGTTCCCTCCCAGG GTGCGGGCAGCGGCATCGGCCGCGCGATCAGCATGCGCCTGGCGAAAGAGGGCGCCGTCGTGGCCGCCTGCGACCTGGACGGGGCAGCGGCACAGAACACCGTGCAGCTGCTGGGCGGCTCGGGGAGCGAGGCCGGAGCGCCGCGCGGGAAGCACGCCGCCTTCCAGGCGGACGTGTCGCAGGCCCCCGCTGCCAGGCGCCTGCTGGACCAAGTGCAG GCCTGCTTTTCTCGCCCGCCATCTGTCGTTGTGTCCTGTGCGGGCATCACACGCGATAAGTTTCTGCTCCACATGTCGGAAGAAGACTGGGACAGAGTTATAGCTGTCAATCTCAAG GGCACCTTCCTAGTCACTCAGGCTGCAGCCCAGGCTTTGGTGTCCAGTGGCTCTCGTGGCTCCATCATCAACATCAGTAGCATCATTGGAAAG GTGGGGAATATTGGCCAAGCAAACTATGCGTCCTCCAAAGCGGGAGTGATTGGGCTCACTCAGACTGCAGCCCGCGAACTTGGACG ACATGGGATCCGATGTAACTCAGTCCTCCCAGGGTTCATCACAACACCCATGACCCAGAAAATGCCAGAGAAAGTGAAGGACAAG GTGACTGCAATGATCCCGTTAGGACACTTGGGGGACCCTGAGG ATGTGGCAGATGTGGTTGCCTTCTTGGCATCTGAAGACAGTGGATATATCACAGGGGCCTCAGTGGAAGTCTCTG GAGGTCTTTTCTTGTAA